The window ATATCTTTCCAGGTTGCTCGATGAAGAGGAGTTCAAAAGATGGTTCAACACGGCCTTGGGGACTGTTAGGTCTGCTGAAGGCGATTTAGAGAGGGGCGACTACAACTGGGCTTGCTTTAAGGCCCACCAATCAGCCGAATTCGCCGTCAAGGCTCTGCTTCGTGGGCTAGGCTTGGGTGCCTA of the Nitrososphaerota archaeon genome contains:
- a CDS encoding HEPN domain-containing protein, producing MRCRYLSRLLDEEEFKRWFNTALGTVRSAEGDLERGDYNWACFKAHQSAEFAVKALLRGLGLGA